The following is a genomic window from Theobroma cacao cultivar B97-61/B2 chromosome 10, Criollo_cocoa_genome_V2, whole genome shotgun sequence.
GATCCTTTGAGATTTCAGACAATTAAAACAAGaagagaaggagaagaagagaaCTGCAAGAAAGCAAGGTCCTCGAGTTCTGACTCTGACGATGAAGGAAAACGGTTGAAGGCTGTTTCTTAAAAACGACGTCGTAAGACTTATCTCTGTATTTATTCTTAATGTTAATTATCAGAGTTAAACAAATTATacccttataatctttgaatgaaacaatttttaagtatatattttttgtaaaactcaattaataaaatatttaaaatgattgGGTCAAAGTttgaagatttttttaataaaaattatatttacgAGACAAAAGAAGTATGCCTATAcacaataatatataattaatgatgattAAAATGGTGACATAGACATTGAAAAAGCAATCTTCAATACATAAAAATTCAAGCATCTACATAGCTACTttgcaaattaaattacatattaaGAAACTGAACCTTTAATATTAAATGTAAGATTTTACAGTCTTTCTCATAGTGACCTAACATGAAAATGTACAATATGCAGCATAAGATAAATAGTGTCAGGGGGAAAGCCTGAAACTGAAATTTCTTTGGTTTGTGAAGAGACTCTGCAGTAAAATGGCATAAGCACCAAAGCAAAAAGCCTGCAGTTGAACAGCTCCCTGTGTGAGTGTGACCTTCCATGAAGTACCATATGATTGCAGATAGGAATTACCTCTTCATGAAAGTGTATATCCAATTTGCAAGAGTTGAAAGGTTGGAAACTCAGGATGAAGGAAATCCAATCCAGGCATGGATACAGCCAGAGAGTTCTGGGAAGCAAGAATATGGAATGCTAATGATCCTGCAGGActgaaaaggaaagagaaagcatcaaggaagaagaagaagatggtACTGATAGGTGCCATGTTTTTTGTCTGTAAAAATGGACTGgagaattaattatatatatatatatatatatgggttCTTTTAATTAGGCCTTGGAAATGCTTGTTGACTTTGTTGCTTGGAGTGTTTGCTTCAAGTTGCTTTGGAGTGTGTAGATATTAGCTTTATTGGAAAGCTTTAGACAAAATGATGGCAAGTGATTGCATGGGTTGCTTGTTTCTGTAGGAAAAAATGATGTAATGTTTTTCTAGGGTCCAGCTTACAGCATCACGATTCACGAGTAGGGGACAAATTTTGGGTTAAgataaagttgaaaataatttaatcaaatatcgAAAGTGTATTACACAAAATGTAATATAATATGacaaatttttgtaaattttatttatttatttaatttgaaacatgaaaaatattttttatggattAAATAAGATTTAGACTTTAAACTTTATAGGATTCTCTTTTGACTTCAATAtgttaaatgttttttaattttaattaataaattaacatgACAATACttatcttatttaaaaatattcattattaaagaatatttttttaaaagtttattaaaGAACATGTTAagagtttaaataaaaaacaatcatctttttaatttaCGTCATATaatcttcaattttattaataaatataatatttttaaattcttttctttattttacatatatatatatgttatttataattaactttcaatttttattatattttacaatatgataattttatactaaaaaataaaattttaataaacgatacatattttgaattaacaattatgattaaaaatatacaaaatattattggAATGAATGATAAACATCTATAACTAGAAGTATGGTTGGAGGTTGGATGGGCTAGGCTTAGCTAAAGCTATATTTAGTTTCTGTTGGGtccaaagaaaaattttaaccaGCCCATTCATAAAGTCTAGCTGAGCCAGGTTTGAAAAGTCTTGCTGTGCCCAACCCTAAACATGTTAATTTGTCTATTCCTAGTACAAAAATGGGCTTAACCTGCACCTAGCCTGTCATTATAGATATCACCTAATTGGTGTAATATTAACTCAAacaattgtttaatttatactaatatttaataccatgtaaaagaagataagaACAAGTTTGTGATACGGATATTACCAGTGCAGTGTCATACTCTGATGAAAAAGAAGCAGCAACAACTTCCATCCTCAGCTTTATAAAGCCATAAATGCAAACATCTTGCAGTTGAATTTCACCTACTGTTCAAACTTTATAAGTCATGTCCTGCAATGCGTCCTGTGAGAGAGTTTGCACATGATCTGAATTACGGTCCATATCAATTTACAAGGTATTATTCGTTTTAACTCATTGAACTTCacaattttatgttaaaaaaagtGGTATGAATACGTAAAAATTTAGTCTCATTATATAAGATTCACAGCTCCCCTTTGAGACTATGATCAGGGGCAGAGCTAGTCAACTTTTATTAAGAGATCCTCGACAATTGTGGTGAGTGATCCCATCTTTCCTTGTCTAAGCTAGTAAGCTTATGaatcttttttaaagaatGAAGTGTGTTTCGATaatgagttaaaaaaaaagagtaaataaaaataaaaagacaaaagagaaaagaaagagagagaaagatatgcgaaaaaacttaaaagttaaaagaaataGTTGAGTGACACATGTagaatcattttattattctttagtTATATtagttattaaataaaaaaattattttgagaatatcattaagagaaaaaatatatagtatataaaagattttaaaaattttggaagcCACACCCCCTCAAAACTATACAAGCATCTGCCCCTCACTATGACATTCTCTCCTATTCCAACAAAAGTCCACGGTCAATAACGTCACTAATACCCTAAAACCTACTCTAATATCAATTGTTATGATTTGCACCGACTTATAAAGTATTGTTCACTTAGATCTCTTGAATCTTACGATTTTATCTCACAAAATGTATTTCATAAATTGAGGATGATGTGAACACTAAAACACTCAACGTTACTTTAATACATAACTGAGGTAAAATTTACAACTGTACTTTGAGACTTTCCTCTAAAACCGTGATGCTTTGCATGCAAATATTTGGATCGGCATGGTCACAGTTACATGTTACACgaacaaaatcaataataaatgCAATCAAGTTGTAGCCACAAGAGACACACAGGAGATAATATTGTAGAGGAGAATGTGCAGGGAATTGGGGGTCTGCTCTTGGAAATTTGAGGTTGACATTAAACAAATGTATTAATAATGCGTCCGAAATGTGGAACGGCCATGTGGACTGATCTCACCAAACGAAGCAATTTCTTTTGTCCTGATTAGGTCAGCTGAATCACCACATTTTGTTTTTGGACACCCTTTCAGACTTCTTATTGGCTTGCTAAGCCCCCACTGCATCAGTCCTCTTAGTAATACTATacataaagtatatatatgaGAATTAGTTAGGCAAATCTACTTCCAATGAGGATTCTTAAGCTGCTTTTTGGTTCCCTTTGTACTTCTTTAAATTAAAccaatatttttgtatatccTTTTCATCTTTGGAATCAGCAGGAGGAGTTTGACAGTGAAGTGAACCCCTTAATGAATGAGCAATAAGTGCAAATTGAGACACAAGTAAAACTAAAGATAACAATGTCCAATACTTTTCTTAAAGCATAAATGAGCACAAATAAGAGgatgagaagaaagaaaacaaagaaaagggagagaaagagagagagagagaggtgaaGTACATTCTAAGGAAAGTGCTTGAAATGACAAAAGGGATACTTAAAAGGCCCCCTCCACTTCTCAAACAGACTTTATCTACATTTCCATGACCCTAAAGTTCCTATAATTTTTAACATCCACAAAGGGAAGTTGAAAGGAGGAGGTTTGGGGACAATAGCCAGACACAAAGCATAAAGCAACTTCCTTCattattttcactttttttgcCTACATATTTTTTTGTCCTCTAAAAAAAAGCATGAAGGAAGGCAAAAGAGTTTGTCAAGATCATCAAACATGGGTCTGGCTCCTGAATGACCCAAGAGCCTTAGCAGCTCCTGCTCTCAAGATGAATTGGTGGTAGAAAGCTGCAATGGCTGCTCCAATCATGGGACCAACCCAGAAAATCCactgaaaaaaaagaaaaagaatgtcaaaggaaaactaagttaatgaagagttaaaagaaatgaagagctTTGGGAATTGAGAATTATACTAACATGATCATCCCAGGCCTTCTTGTTGTTGTAGATAACAGCAGCTCCGAAACTCCTAGCAGGGTTAATGCCAGTGCCAGTGACTGGGATGGTAGCCAAGTGAACCATGAACACAGCAAAACCAATTGGAAGGGGAGCCAAGACCTTAACACGACAAGAAAGTATATGCTCATGACACTTAAAAACATACTAACTAAAATAGTTAACTTAAACAGATGGAAATATCTCATGGATTTGCTAAATAGGGGAATTAAGAAAAGACATATTGTCCATGAAGACACATGAAGGACGCTTgttgcttttaattttttaaggttttaaaCCCACCATTCACGTTGGGACTGAGAAGGGGAACAAAGGAAATGCCTTGTGTCAAGGGTAAAAGCCAAAGCAAAGTAAACAAAGAACTTTTGtccaaattcaaagaaaacaagaaaaacgaAATCCTTTGCCTAAGCAAAGATTACATGTCCTTCAATGGTAACCACAGAGTTATAATTGGCCAGCTCATGCTactgtctttttctttaacttcATCTGTCAATTGGGTAGAAAATCTGATTCACCCTTCTCATTATATCTTTGGATctataacataaaatattttcatataattaaaaaattaaaattatatatatatatatatctctctctctctctctctctctctatataatatatatataatatatataatatatatatatattcatataataaaaattaaattcaaattttatcatttaatataaaataaatacataaaaaatgaaatactCTCTTCCCATTACTAATTATTAACTTTTGCAATTTCGAAATGCATTAACTCTTATATTCATTAATTAGGTTAtaattttgaggtgaaatGTTGACATGGCACaatttaaatcataaattaATGCTCATAATAGATGTGAATATTATTTAGTAATTCTCTGAAAATgagataataattattaactaAATTTGAATTATGTTATTAAAATGGCTTAAAAAAGGTAGTACTTGTCACAAAGATAAGTCTTATTTAGGTGTTTATTTTCAAAGTTGATTATTTGTGCAAAAATGCTTTAATAATTTGCCTGATGTTATATATTCAAGGAAATAAGGCATGAAATCCTCCGCCCTTTCCTCACACTTTCCCCACAAGTCCAACTTCTCCAAAGCCCCACCTTCCTCGAACCCATCGAACTTTCTGGAATGTTTTTCAGATTCCACGCTCAGTTTCCCTTCGTCTTTCTTAGtcattaattatcattattatctTAAACCCGTAGTTTAAGCTAAGCATGtactaattattttaattttccaccTAATCCTTTACCAAACGACTAAACGCGCGTGAGAGGCTTATTTcgtatttttctctctcctgcCCTTTTAAAACCAGCGATTCTCATTCTTTCCTGCCCTGTTTACTAAGGGACTGTTGCCNtatataaaaccaaataatcTATATGTTGTAAACTCCAAATAACCATTTTCCATCTAGAAAAAGCACACAAAGCCAAgccaaagaagaaagaaagaaagggaaagaaatgaAGGCAGGGAGTGAGAAAAACTTTACCAGAAATACCAGCGGTGCAGTAAACAAGAATGAAGATCATGCCACCAAAGGCCCAAGCAATACCAAGAATCCCAACACCAGCACAGGAGTCATTGGAGGTGCCAACCTGGCTCTTGTTGCCTATCACAGTCAAGACTGTGATGTAAAGGAAGAGCAAAGTTGCAATGAACTCAGCTATCAAAGCCctgtaaaatgaccatttctTCAGCTCTGCTGCATCAATCAAGGGTGCTGGTGGAGGGTCGACATAGTCCTTAGCATGAAAGCCATGCTCTCCTTCCTTCGCCATGCCTAGCAACAGAGATAAAGCTCAAggaaccaaaaagaaaaggatttgCAAAAGCTAGAGAGGAAAACAGAGAGAAAGACAGAAACAAAGAGCGTTCTTTGTTTGTCTTTGTAGAGAAATGGTCAGACGATGAAGGCGGTGTGGGGGTATATATGGGTGAGAATGGAGCTATGCATGAGGCCTTTCTTTCCGTTTCTattccttcctttcttttctttttttttttttttttatttttattcattaatttcatattttttaataaccaaaaaaaatcacttaaatttgtctgtattttttttaaaaaaaattaaaaataaatttatcatgTACAAAACAAACCATCTTATCAAttgaaaacaaatatttataaaataataaaaaaaaggaaatcttttaagttcatttaatttctatatatAGCAAAAAGTCTTTTGAGAGGAAGACAACTTGAGTTTGAGATGAGTTTCTTTTATAAGTAAGGTGCCTTGTTTGTGATTATCTTTATACAAGCACCTAgactttatttcttcttttaagtTGATAGTTACCTagagaaataaatatttgtttcttaattaaattgataGCTAATTTTAAACATGTCATTAAAAATAAGGGtacaattattaattaagtagAAGGTGTTGTCTTGATTGCTTCTATAATATGCACATCATTTTAcgtataaaattatgaaattttatatataaaacaataaaaaataaaaattaaagagtgACAACTTTCATTTCGTTATCACCTTGACTCTATCACTGTTTATAAtttactaattaaaatattaatttataaaattaaattctaattattaaaaattaagattctAATTGAGGAGTTTAAAGATGAAAATCGAATTTTACGTATTAAAAAATCttgtaaatttatttaaaaaagttaattaacGCAAAACAGTACAGTGCACTAAGTTAACAACGGGGTAGTTTCACTGTCACCTACCCTACTTGACTCTACCATGCCACCATGATCCACCCACCTCCTTCTGCTTCTTTCTGCCTTTTGCCAGTCACTTTGTCCTTTTACACTTTTTGTTGCATTTGCTGGCCTTTTCTTCCGCCTAGCAGTTTCTTCTCTTAAACCCTactctctttcttccttttaagttttaacctTAAAGGCAAATAAACCAAGGGTCAAGTTTTCAAgttgttgtttttttattcttttttttttaatgccaTTATGAAAACAAAGTCACCTTTAATTGTAGtacatttttgtttcattccAATGACAAGAAAAATGTCATTTGTTAGTGAAAGCAATGATGTATTGCTCAAGGGAagttttttcctttgaaacCACCATTTCTATAATCTTCTTCcctttttccttgtttttattaggcattctttgattttcttctttgcttcaCTCTCAATTTCAATCACTTTCAAACTATAAATAATACTCATACATGAATCTCAACATACATACCAATTTCAATGAACATGATGacttttgtttgattttttagaattttaaaacaaataaaaataaataactaatatcaaaataaaccCATTTTTTGTAACTCTTTTTAATACCAATAAAGGGCAAGAATAAGCAGCAACAGGGGTGAGGTAGCGGTCGTTATcgtttagtttttaaaatttattattattatatgtataaaatttaaaatatatatttatgatattatataattatttttaattatttttcatgtaaaactttaaaattgtCACTGGTCATAAATAGTCTTGAGTTAAACTATCGTGACTCTAGCATTAatcttaaaataaacaacataTCTTGTCTTAATTTGACCGGagattgaataatttatttatttttgagatttcaatttcaatttttattttttttttgaaagaatttgaagTTATACTTTGGCATGCTATATATAAACTGATATTCTTCGCatcagaaaaaataaataaataaaatgttaaggGTGTGTTTGGCGTTTGGTACCAATGTACGGTGCGGTGAGGAGGCCTCCGACAATACCAAAACTCCTCCACTTTTCTCCAAATTGCTACTGAATCTGTCCATCGGTTCTCATTTGGCATCGGGCTGTGCTGCCAAACGGCACCTAAATTAAATATgatcataaaaatattctcacgaaaatttgaaaaaaaaaaaaaggggcaAGAACTCGTGGGAAATCACGTGAAAAACATTAGGGGGCCAACCAGGTTTGAAGTTTGAACCTGTTTTTCTCGAACCCACCCGAAAGGCTAAGGACAGGTCAGGGTGCGCACTGTATAGAGCCAGACCCACGAGCTGCCGTACCTATGCAGCTTTAAGGGCTCTAGTGCCCTTAGTCAATAACCGTTTTTTATGGGACTGAGAAATGTGAGTCAGTAAAGATAATGACAACGTGGCAAAATATTTGTGGAACAAAATTGTCTGGCGGTTTCCCATCTTGAACGGTGGGAAAGAACTGTGGGAGCGTGTGGTCCACATGGAtattctaaaaaataaataaattatattattaaaaaattatcttatatacatgacattattataattttaaggcttcattcattatttggaggtaaaattcttttatacataatttaaaaaatctcaaaattattttaaaaaattaaataaatttatattttttattatatttaattgaatttttatatattattttaaattaaataaaattttaaaattaattattattaattaaaatattacttatcattttatattacacAACATACTAATATGTCATAATAAGTAATATGATATATTGATGTGAAATTACAACATGgtaatgtgatattttttattttttatgttaaacatgagtataaaataataaataatatttttatttataataattagttaatcattagttataaagatataattgattcaaaataaaaatataaagatttgatcaaacataataaaagtataaaaatttatttaattttttttaaataatttaaaaatttttcaagtagtttgacattttttttcttttattgaaacataaatacatatataaatttgataaattaatacaTAATAAGTTTGCTCCATTAAAGAAGGAGGATGGTTGTGGCTACCACGCCTGTCAGCAGAGTTAGGAGAATCTTGGATGACAAGTCAGTTGGTGATGGGTTAATTTTAAAGCACTGTTTTGGTTTTTACAGGTGCTGAGACTTTGAAGGAGTGTTGTTTAAGCAAAGCTTTAATTACAGAGTCAGAGGATGCTCCTTTGCCCTCTTTCATGCCTCACATGCTTTGatttatcttcatttttttttaatttttttttcaattttaacacATTGTATTATTTGCTTCATTAGGATTCTTTCCATAGAATTGCATGCAATATTAATACTATAAAGTCATAATGCTATCTCTATTCCTATTTTTCTAGGAACATTTTAAAGCAcatgaatgatttaataatataaagttaaatacttaatttaaacaattccCCACGACCCTCACACATGCCCAATTTCCTTGTGGCTTGGGGTTTCTTAGGGAATAAAGGGAGGAATAggaatatatttattaattaaaatggcaattaatattttcactACAATCTTTATTCTCATCCCATTATATccaaacctttttctttttttttctttcttcccttttGTGGTGTccttattattaatttattttgagttctTAACACcacataattaaattaataaataaataaatatgaaattttaacaaaataaaaaagaataaaaataaaataaaaagtttgctctttttatatatatattttttgctttttgctcTTTGGGTGGTTTTTTATTTGGGTCATTAGCATcacataaataaattaaaattttcaacaaaaaaaaaaattggaactAAACTTTGGAAAACCCTTGAAGATCCCAGAAGAAAGTGGGTCTCACAATTGACAGAAAGACATTTGTCATTGGTCGGTGAGCCAGCTAAGCAACCGCTACAAGCACGTGGAAGCCCATTGAATGTGACCCCGAATTAGCTTGTCCTAAACCACCTTTTATTAAgctaccattttttttttctctttaaaagTAAACCACaccttttttattaataaatttaaaaaaaaggaaaagaaaagaggggAATCCAATCTAAACTCTTGCTTCCCTTTGGATTCTAGGgaaaaaatggaatatgaaGGAGAAAAAACAAAGGTAAAAGTTGGAGGAATTAAACCATTTTCTAATACATGTTGgccttttaaaaatgaaattagcTTTATAAAGGCATTGGCATCCCTCTAGGTTTTGTTGGATGACTTGGATCTTACCCTTCATGTTATTGTAACATGTAAAATGTTAGTatcttaatcaaaatttaacataagagtttaaatttttctctttatttataagataattgtttttactatttttatttaaaatgatttaatcaTTTGATTATGCTCATAGATAATGACggatttaagattttatataAACAGTGTCTAAAGggtaattatataaaattataaatcaaatcaa
Proteins encoded in this region:
- the LOC18586394 gene encoding probable aquaporin PIP2-2; this translates as MAKEGEHGFHAKDYVDPPPAPLIDAAELKKWSFYRALIAEFIATLLFLYITVLTVIGNKSQVGTSNDSCAGVGILGIAWAFGGMIFILVYCTAGISGKVFLTPCLHFFPFLSFFFGLALCAFSRWKMVIWSLQHIDYLYVFKCHEHILSCRVKVLAPLPIGFAVFMVHLATIPVTGTGINPARSFGAAVIYNNKKAWDDHWIFWVGPMIGAAIAAFYHQFILRAGAAKALGSFRSQTHV